A DNA window from Calliphora vicina chromosome 1, idCalVici1.1, whole genome shotgun sequence contains the following coding sequences:
- the LOC135948814 gene encoding myeloid differentiation primary response protein MyD88-like encodes MVHSTTVNSTTRDILEYTQHICKEFANPAFKEAPLTALSKETLKKLSNLLNNLKIIHSDNGYERDWRGLATLTEQRSLCEANNINSNDPLHKVIQLWCENKPATATFGNLLTFLGLIDRWHVIEDMEENFMQDFRNHQQSTEQQVTPAISQQLQTNETELSTTASEDNCSNKVVQLPDTTNSSSLTVQTASDGFTYESETKVLTSNDVQRYQRGLPLLAYDAFLLYADVDYDYAIEILQKLQNNPIYNFKFCLKDDLLFGIPFEHIALMELIRERCKFLIVILTKEFTKSPENRFFVNYAQALQIKQEIRKVIPLLYEDQVEVPANLAMFSRMRYNANRTDLYWSKLADSMRLLQLNEGVATFSATFQRSIVSGNRTQPRNLAIEAQNFHDNLEGAPATRNSSLSNKKGVRKRKSTVKPNRVKLRESSLKTLNEFERVSKVSSSGSSSESRGILRKIFCCR; translated from the coding sequence ATGGTTCACTCAACAACTGTAAACTCAACCACTAGAGATATCTTAGAATATACACAACATATCTGCAAGGAATTTGCAAATCCCGCATTTAAAGAGGCTCCCTTAACAGCTTTGAGCAAAGAAACTTTGAAAAAGctgtcaaatttattgaataatttgAAGATAATACATTCGGATAATGGTTATGAGCGTGATTGGCGTGGTTTGGCTACCTTAACGGAGCAAAGAAGTTTATGTGAGGCAAATAATATTAACAGCAATGATCCATTGCACAAAGTCATACAATTATGGTGTGAAAATAAACCGGCTACAGCAACATTTGGTAATTTGTTGACATTTCTGGGTCTCATTGATCGTTGGCATGTGATAGAAGATATGGAAGAGAATTTTATGCAAGATTTTCGCAATCATCAACAATCAACCGAGCAACAAGTTACCCCTGCAATTTCTCAACAATTGCAAACTAATGAAACAGAACTTTCTACCACAGCATCCGAAGATAACTGTTCAAATAAAGTTGTACAACTTCCTGACACAACAAACTCTTCCTCTTTAACTGTTCAAACAGCAAGTGACGGTTTTACTTATGAATCAGAAACTAAAGTTCTAACCAGCAACGATGTTCAGCGCTACCAACGAGGCCTGCCTTTGTTAGCCTATGATGCTTTCCTGTTATACGCCGATGTGGACTATGATTATGCCATAGAGATTTTGCAGAAACTACAAAATAATcccatatacaattttaaattttgtctaaaAGATGATCTTCTATTTGGCATACCTTTTGAGCACATCGCTCTAATGGAATTAATACGAGAAcgttgtaaatttttaattgtaattttaacTAAAGAATTCACTAAAAGTCCCGAAAATCGTTTCTTTGTCAACTATGCCCAGGCTTTGCAAATAAAGCAGGAGATACGTAAAGTTATACCGCTACTGTATGAGGATCAAGTGGAGGTGCCCGCCAATTTGGCCATGTTCTCGCGCATGCGTTACAATGCCAATCGTACTGATTTGTATTGGTCCAAGTTGGCCGATTCTATGCGCCTGTTGCAGTTAAACGAAGGAGTGGCCACATTTTCAGCCACCTTTCAAAGGAGTATTGTTAGCGGTAATAGAACTCAGCCTAGAAATTTGGCCATAGAAGCTCAAAATTTTCATGACAATTTAGAAGGCGCTCCTGCTACTAGAAATTCGTCTTTAAGCAATAAAAAGGGTGTTAGAAAAAGGAAATCTACAGTAAAACCAAATCGTGTTAAGTTGAGAGAATCCTCTCTAAAGACTTTAAATGAATTTGAGAGAGTTTCTAAAGTGTCAAGTAGTGGTAGCAGTAGTGAGTCTAGaggaattttaagaaaaatattttgttgtcgTTAA